One Puntigrus tetrazona isolate hp1 chromosome 25, ASM1883169v1, whole genome shotgun sequence genomic window, CCTGGTCGCGAAACCTCTTAGCGATGTACCGCACCTCCTCCAGAATCTTAGCCAGCTCCGGCTCCAAAGCCCCGCCCACGCCGGCGCCACGGCCCCGCCCCCCGATCCCGGCCCCGCCCCCGAGCGAGGGCGCGGTCGCCCCCGGCAACAGCACGTCCTCCTCGGCGGAGGCCACGATTCTTCCGCAGAGGATGCCGTGCGCGTCGTGGGAGGAGGCGTAGCCGATGTACAGCATGTTGCCGGGCTGCGGCGGGCCGCGGCTGACGGACAGCTCCACGCTGGACACGCTCCCGCGCCGAGGAGGCTTGTGGTGGCAGGCCGGGCGGACGCGCTCCTCTCCGGGCCGGCGCATGCGCAGAAACCAGGCGCACCAGTTCAGCAGGAGCACGCGCGTCTGGAGCGGGAACACAGGCGTCCGGCCACACTTAATACACGCTTAGACACAGGCCAACTGTgcatgagatttaaaaaaaggctaaataataaaaaaaaatacaaataaaataaaggtgttCGAAATGTAAAGcgttttgtataaataaaaaaaaaaggaaattagtGCAAATGAATCACATCcatattgtttacataatatatgagtgtgtatttattatatatatatatatatatatatattaggaaaACATGtcatgtttgtatattaaatatatttatgtagaaTATAAAGcctaataatataaatatattaatatatatatatatatatatatatatatatatatatatatatataaaaattctaaatatatactgattGTGCCTGTtcttatatatgcataataaataaacacagaaggATTAATTGTTTAGCATCAATATAAATACACTATAAAGgtaataaaatgacatataattattttacaaataaataaacaaatgaatgcataaatgaataaaacaaatgctttatGTAAAACTTTTGTATCTGAAATGAACAATACACccagaattaaaaatataaatatattattaatgtaaataaaaaattaaaaaaatactgaacaacaagaaaaattacatttacaaataaatgaaggaataaataaatagattaatgCAAAATACGTGTAAAAACTCAATTCTTATTATcgttaaaaattaaagcaaacaaaaaaaggttttcttgCTTTGGTAACGTAAAgcttttctattaaaaattactcaattaaatacataaatagcgcgtaagaaaaaaacaaaatactaggtgtaaaaatacaaaaataataaagaaattagatttaaaataaacatactaaaaAGACTACTGTGCTTCGTGATTAGTTTGAAATTtgacctgaaataaaaaaaaaaaaaagcttaggCAATgtagcaaaaatgaaaaatacataattagaaatatattcataaatgtatgaaattaaaaactaaataaagcttCAACAAATGCGACgcattaaacatacaaaaagtgtatgaaacaaaaacaaaacaattactaaaaagcaataaataaataaatgaccaaCCTATAAATACCAATCGAAGCAAAAAAACTCTACTGTATGTAATGATTCGTTTGTTTTAGTCGGGAGATAcgtagaaaataaataaatgagtaaactgaaaacaaaataaaaaatgagtaACAGAGAAATCTGCGACGCACCCCCCATCCGTGCAAGCAGTATAAAGACTAGTGTATTATATGATTAGTTCGTTTGCTGAGCTCTTAAGGAAGTATTTGCATAATTGAGTGAAGCGTGAGAGAGTCGATGGACTGAATCAATGCTGAGGGCTTTCCCCAGGCCTTCCCTGCTGCTGCTTAATTAGTGAGCGAATATTTACTGCCATACTGTCATAATGCCTTTGTCAAGCAAGTAAGAAGATGTTAATATTTCATGCTGGCTTGTGCCTAGTTTGGacaaagtttgtttgtttttatgcatgtaGTATAAAGCTGCTGTCGTGTCCAAACTAAAGACGACTTGAGAGACACCTTCAGGACTTtactattgcaaaaaaaaaaaaaaataatccatgCAAAAGTACAAAGTGTGcgcacaatttaaaataaattagtaatgcgtgaaataaaaaagcaaaataatatatgcaataaaaaaaaaagtgatgaaaaatgttataaataaatatattattaaatgtgataaatgcataaataaacaaaactcgtgtagcaaaaataaatacatattttaataatatattatatactataatgaaatactaaataaataaaatctgaaacaaacagttgaatcaaatcaaataaatccatGCATTGgcagcaaaaacaaatatacacgcaattaaaaataaataaagcaataaagcatgatgaatgcaataaaaagtgaagaaaatgttataaataaaattaatatttcaattaataaatcaactaaGCTTTGGTAATGTAAAGCTTGTGTaggaaaactaataaaatgaattgataATGTTTAAGATAAAagcaaaatgctaaataaaacttaatataaatacatgcacaatttatatatatataaaaaaatgaaatactacATAAATCAAAAGTTATggaaacaatcaaataaatgcatgtgttggtagataatacacacacaataaaacaaaaaaaattgtgaaatacaacaaaaatatgataaCAAATGTgataaagaagaaataaataaatgaacaaaccaATCATGCTTAggtaagaaaaatgaaaaatatacacacaattaaaaaagtattcataATGTATGAAGAAAGTACTTTTTTCATACATTatgaatgcttttttaattgtgtgtatatttttctaaataaatgctttggTAATGTATAGCTTattatagtataaataaatactttttaattatacacaaaatataacaattaaatactaaacgaatagaaaatgaaataaacggataaacagtatgtatatattagcgctgtcaaacgattaatagcctgctaaattatttttgttttgtgtgtactgtgtatatttattatgcatatataaatacacacacatacagcgtATATTTCGGAAATATTTACtagcttttacatttatattcttctattttataatatatgtaagtATATTGAATATGTGAACATAAACGCATTTTccttatatatgtgtgtgtgtgtgtgtgtgtgtttataggaatataataaaaacacagcacaatcacacacacacacacacacacacacacacacacacacagagacacacacacagagacacacacacagagacacacacacacacacacacacacacacacacacagagacacacacacacacacacacacacagacagagacacacacacacacagagacacacacacacacacacacagagagacacacacagacacacacacacacacacacacacacacacacagagacacacacacacacacacagacacacacacacacacacacacacacagagacacacacacagacacacacacacacacacacacacacagagacacacacacacacacacagacacacacacacacacacacacacacacacagacacacacacacacacacacacacacacacacacacagagacacacacacacacacacagagacacacacacacagagacacacacagagacacacacacagagacacacacacacacacagacacacacacacacacagagacacacagagacacacacacacagagagacacacacacacacacacacacacacacacacacacacacagagacacacacacacacacacacacacacacacacacacacacacacacagacacacacacacacacacacacacacacacagacacacacacacacattatgcaaacaaaaacctttattttggatgcagttaatcgtttgtaaactaaactaaagcgCACAACTGAACACATACTAATACAGAATCTCACCCAGCGAGGCATCTTTCCTCCGTCGGGATCATGATAGTGATACTGCAGCACCAGGACCGTAGCGATGACCGACAGACCCACAATCACCATAGTGGTGGCGAAATACTGCgctgaaaaaacacacacacacacacacacacacacacacacacacacctcagcgTGTAGGTGCAGTATTCATgagatcttcagagatgtgAGAGAAGAGCTACTGTAGCATGAGGAAGCAGCAGGCCTCAGTAAACACAGTCTAATAAGATCCTGAATCAGACATCAAGTCATTTATCCTATTAGTGAGAGATTCAGAGAAGAACCACCTTTAAACTGCGTCTGGTTCTCACGTTTTTCTCCTTTAAATATCCggctaaaattattttatattatatatatatatatatatatatatatatatatataaagatatacatattgcacatatatatatatttatttcttgtttacTATCTAGCTTCAGTTTTCAGTTTATGCAAAAGGGTATGAGAATTGAATACATTTGAGTCTGctctgaataatttaaaaataataatataaataaataatataaaatacataaaaagttatttttatttattatttatttcgcaatgttgctgttattgtttacatttatatgaataatattttaattaataatttttttacatttatgcaaagtgttaattcatagtttgataaatttcttttattttataacaattaacattaaataaacacaacattttatttaaaaataactagaaaaataacattataaaatattataaatattaattaatttacatatatttagcaGACGGTTTTCTCTAAAGGGAAATATAGTTAAtatcaaaaatctaaattcaggACTACTCTTAATGTTTAAAACCTTGATTCGTCGCATTTCTTTATTTGCTACAGCGATAAACATTAtatcaatacaaaacaaaatgcaattaaaaatgatctagcgttcatttaaattaaaatgaattcgTCCAGGGTCGCAGGTGTGGAATAAATAGTTATCAGCATTTAATGCAGGCTCAAATGTGCCACTTTTATTGCAgcattaattgtaaataaataaaaacaaataaacaaacaaaaacagaaaaatcattGCGCGTTCAGCATGACTAAAGCTGTcagtaaataacatttattttacgcGTGATAGCTCATCAATCAGTTAACAGCCTGAACATTCAGCTGAGTATCTCCTTTTGTGAACGTCAACCGTTTTTTGAAGCCATCTCGATAAACAGAGCTCTATCCTCTGACGTTACTGGATGGGTTTTCTCTGGGAACAGACTCAACCACGAATGTGACGGCCGCCCTCTTTAAGTCCCGCCCCGCGCTGTGATTGACAGCTGCACTTACCAATCAGAGGCACCGAATCCGAGGTAGCGGGCATGATCTCAGCCACCAGCAGCATGAAGACGGTGAGAGACAGCAACACCGTGATTCCTGTCAGGAGACAACCGCAGAAACACACTCAGCaagaccctggagcacaaacaCTGTCCTGAGGGtcaactatttttaaatgtatacgtCATCTGAACACTGATGTCTGATGGGATACAATAATATGgctattagaaaaaaaacaacaactaaatattgggaaaatcacctttaaaagcTATACGTCATGCATTTTACTAATCAAACATtacgttttattatatttacgaTAGAAAACCTAACGTCTTCGTTGAACATGATtaatatcataatgatttttggcataaaagacaaattttgacccatacagtgtatttattgttggctattactacaaatattCCTGCTTTTGTGCTCAGGTTCATAAATAtcagtgcattttaaattaatattacactTCACATTGCGCCCAAGCaactattttactttaaaataatcagtATTTCATTTGTAAACATCATAGTTTTTAAACATGACTGAAGACGGGGAGAAACAGACCAACTGATTCAATTCAGTGAGTCATTTACTCTCAAACCGATTCAAACTCGTCACTCGGATCAAAAGAGCCGTTCATTTTTCGTATTTTGACATCACTTTTCGTGTATAATACATGTGTGCACGTATAGTCAGGGAGCGGTTGGTAGGGGCATGGAGTCcggttctgaatcaaatgatttgcgACACGTGATCCGATTGGAGCGCTTCGAATCATTTCGCGAGGCAATGTTTTAACTGCTCTGTTTTGCGTCGTGACATGAGCCTAAAAACACGGATTTATCATGTGCGTTGTTAACAGATCATATTGCAAAAGTGATAAATGATTCGACGCACTCCAACCGATTCACGTAAGgtaaatcatttgattcagatcaggactTCGATTCGCAATTGATTTGATTCAGTTCCTTTTGTGAACGTCAACCGTTATTGAATGCTATCTTAATAAACACAAGCTCTCAATATGAGCTCTTTACGTTACCGGATGGGTTTTCTCTGTAACGGCCCGTTTGGAAACGCTCCAAACGAATCACTTCGAAAGTTTGGCGCAGTTTCGTGAGTCTTTTGATTCAGATCGCGATTTTGGAGCAGGTTCGCGATTTGAATGACTGGTGTCGGGGAGACCTGATCTGAAATGATGTTTGTGGATCAGACTTCGGAAAGAAGAGGCGTTTGATTCAGCTCGAGACCCGAGGAGCGGTTGAGCGAATGTTTCGATTCGGATTGAAACGTCGGAGCATGTGAATCGTTTCTTTCAGATCGGGAGTATtttaagaaaacacacaaatataccaATTCCTGACGAAAATGAAGcatggttttattattaatcttaCTGTAAAAGTGGCCATGTTTTTTCTGAGTATATGCCTCAGATATAAGTCGATATAAGTCGAAGCATCTCACTCCAACAACTCGCATCCGTAACAtctttcatattaaataatatccgTGGTGCCCGGCCTTTCTGAACTCTAAACCCGAAACCCGTGGCGCTCGTTAGGAAGGCCGGTTTGTCATGCTGTGATTTCAAGCTGGATGaaatgtttctgtctgtgtgtttattgaTTCCAGAGCGTCTCTTAAAGCGTGCCAATCTCTCAAATTACTAGAGCGCatccaaacaaaacacacacacacacacagacacacacacacagagacacacacagagacacacacacacagacacacacacacacacacagacacacacacacacacacacacacacacacacacagacacagagacacacacacacacaccacacagacacacacacacagacagacagacagacacacacacagacacacacacacagacacacacagagagacacacacacacacacacacacacacacacacacacacacaattctgtatcccacaatgcaatgcgcaTCAAAAGggctttttaaatacatactCACAGCATCATTTGAACAGACGGCCGAAAGATAGGCCAgaaacagaaattaattactgcTGCATCATGCGTATGATTCACATAAGACTACGGAGTATGCAGTGCACTAGTAGCcagtgattttaaatgatataaagtgAAACGGAAAGTCGAGGGAagccacgcacacacacacacacacacacacacacacacacacacgcacgcacgcacacacacacacacacacacacacacacacacacacacacacacgcacacacacagagaactaAGACACCATGAAATTAAGGACACACACTGAGCATCAGACGCTCTTGTATTGCAAAATCAGCTGCTCTTGTTTGCTGCGTTCAAACCCATTTATCAGCGAGAGCAGAAGAGAGTGAGAATACTTGGGCCTTTTCCTCAGGAGAAACATCTAAGAAGCCGAAACTTCAGCAGAAGTCTACATTTGTGCTCCGAGGAATCCCATTAAGACGCAGATGCACTCTCAAAGAACATTGTTTCTGGCAGAGCTCCTGAGacataaacatatttagatGGTTATTGCTACTTACACCGCAAATACATATTCTTAACACCTCCAAAGGGTGTACTCTGTGTTTAGGAGTGTGTTGTGCGCGTCTCACCCAGCGAGATCTTCTCTCCAGAGTCGGCGGGCAGCAGGAACACCAGCAGAGCGAGAGTAGAGATCAGGACACACGGGATGAGCAGGTTGAGGCCGTAGTAGAGCGTTCTTCTCCTCATGACCACAGTGAAGGTGACGTCAGGATACGGCTCCTTACAGCAGTCATAGAACTTCTCGTTCCTCCGGCCTGGAACCtctacagcacacacacacacacacacacacacagacacacacacacacagacacacacacacacatacacacacacacacacagacacacacacacacacacagacagacaggttgacacacacacacacacacacacacacagacagacacacacaca contains:
- the LOC122330393 gene encoding neuronal acetylcholine receptor subunit alpha-7 isoform X2, with amino-acid sequence MRNYNPLERPVYNDSHSLTVHFSFSLMQIMDVDEKNQVLTTNIWLQLYWRDHYLRWNTSDYPGVNTVRFPDSLIWRPDILLYNSADERFDATFHTNVLINSSGYCQYLPPGIFKSTCYIDVRWFPFDVQRCDLKFGSWTYGGWSLDLQMMEADITGYIANGEWDLVEVPGRRNEKFYDCCKEPYPDVTFTVVMRRRTLYYGLNLLIPCVLISTLALLVFLLPADSGEKISLGITVLLSLTVFMLLVAEIMPATSDSVPLIAQYFATTMVIVGLSVIATVLVLQYHYHDPDGGKMPRWTRVLLLNWCAWFLRMRRPGEERVRPACHHKPPRRGSVSSVELSVSRGPPQPGNMLYIGYASSHDAHGILCGRIVASAEEDVLLPGATAPSLGGGAGIGGRGRGAGVGGALEPELAKILEEVRYIAKRFRDQDEDESVCNEWKFAAAVIDRLCLMAFSIFTILCTIGILMSAPNFVEAISKDFFT
- the LOC122330393 gene encoding neuronal acetylcholine receptor subunit alpha-7 isoform X1 encodes the protein MGSRDRTLSLLTAALLVHVSLQGEHQRRLYKDLMRNYNPLERPVYNDSHSLTVHFSFSLMQIMDVDEKNQVLTTNIWLQLYWRDHYLRWNTSDYPGVNTVRFPDSLIWRPDILLYNSADERFDATFHTNVLINSSGYCQYLPPGIFKSTCYIDVRWFPFDVQRCDLKFGSWTYGGWSLDLQMMEADITGYIANGEWDLVEVPGRRNEKFYDCCKEPYPDVTFTVVMRRRTLYYGLNLLIPCVLISTLALLVFLLPADSGEKISLGITVLLSLTVFMLLVAEIMPATSDSVPLIAQYFATTMVIVGLSVIATVLVLQYHYHDPDGGKMPRWTRVLLLNWCAWFLRMRRPGEERVRPACHHKPPRRGSVSSVELSVSRGPPQPGNMLYIGYASSHDAHGILCGRIVASAEEDVLLPGATAPSLGGGAGIGGRGRGAGVGGALEPELAKILEEVRYIAKRFRDQDEDESVCNEWKFAAAVIDRLCLMAFSIFTILCTIGILMSAPNFVEAISKDFFT